One window of the Ureibacillus sp. FSL W7-1570 genome contains the following:
- a CDS encoding IS1182 family transposase, which translates to MNNQMTIQENYNTQLEMTLEGIQKIEVQKNKKRKKLVFQPYCNRQVMSILDIEMYIPENHVARLVDEMVESIPDEVLYTHYVGGGRAPYHPKMLLKVILYAYTQNVYSSRKMAQMVKENLPMMWLAGLQTPDHRTINDFRSVRMSNMMDSVFEQFVLQLVEQGFIDLDHIFVDGTKIEANANKYTFVWRKSVEKYDQKLRAKIQSFLQEAHQIALEELKEEQLEEELEKSSAQLSERIEALEKDYKQEEDKERKKELRSKKSQLTKQLKTIQTDYLPRLRKYKVQKQILGERNSYSKTDHEATFMRMKEDHMKNGQLKAGYNVQLATQHQFIVGFEIYQNPGDTRCFQPFMEKLLESIPKEKKLKYVIADAGYASEENYLYAIGEEKEPRFELLAPYQTYLKEQSKKFKKDLSKVQNWKYIEEDDCFICPNNRKVVFKYYQKRKNASGYIQDLKVYECEDCTDCPLKNGCTKAKGNRRVYWNTIYEEMKAKAKAALGDEQKAALYAKRKVDVESVFGNIKGNLRFTRFLLRGLHKVRTEFGIVAMAHNILKWAANSQTNFKNKETERMEKLIVFSIRSVFMDFLDKPL; encoded by the coding sequence ATGAATAATCAAATGACTATTCAAGAAAATTATAACACGCAATTAGAAATGACTCTAGAGGGTATTCAAAAAATAGAGGTTCAAAAGAACAAGAAACGCAAAAAGCTAGTTTTCCAACCTTATTGCAATCGTCAAGTCATGAGCATTTTAGATATCGAAATGTATATTCCTGAAAATCATGTCGCCCGTTTAGTGGATGAAATGGTGGAATCGATTCCGGATGAAGTGTTGTATACTCATTATGTTGGTGGGGGTCGTGCACCCTATCACCCTAAAATGTTATTGAAAGTGATTTTATATGCGTACACTCAAAACGTTTATTCAAGTCGGAAAATGGCGCAAATGGTGAAAGAAAATCTTCCGATGATGTGGTTGGCGGGATTGCAAACCCCTGACCATCGCACAATAAATGATTTTCGTAGTGTTCGTATGTCAAACATGATGGATTCTGTATTTGAACAATTTGTCCTTCAACTAGTAGAACAAGGATTTATCGACCTCGACCATATTTTTGTGGATGGTACGAAAATAGAAGCGAATGCCAACAAATATACGTTTGTATGGCGAAAATCCGTAGAAAAATATGATCAGAAACTACGAGCCAAAATTCAATCGTTTCTACAAGAAGCGCACCAAATCGCCTTGGAGGAATTAAAAGAAGAACAATTAGAAGAAGAATTAGAAAAATCATCGGCACAACTTTCTGAGAGAATAGAAGCTTTGGAAAAAGATTATAAACAGGAAGAAGACAAAGAAAGAAAAAAAGAACTTCGCTCTAAAAAATCCCAACTCACCAAACAACTGAAAACGATTCAAACGGATTATCTTCCACGATTACGAAAATACAAAGTACAAAAACAGATTCTAGGTGAACGAAATAGCTACTCGAAAACCGACCATGAGGCCACTTTTATGCGAATGAAAGAGGACCATATGAAAAACGGCCAACTCAAGGCGGGTTATAATGTTCAACTCGCCACACAACATCAATTTATCGTGGGATTTGAAATTTATCAAAATCCAGGAGATACTCGCTGTTTCCAACCATTTATGGAAAAGTTATTGGAATCGATACCGAAGGAAAAGAAACTCAAGTATGTCATTGCCGATGCAGGATATGCGAGTGAAGAAAACTATTTATATGCGATTGGCGAAGAAAAAGAACCTCGTTTTGAATTATTAGCCCCATACCAAACCTATTTGAAGGAACAAAGTAAAAAGTTTAAAAAGGATTTATCAAAAGTACAAAACTGGAAATACATCGAAGAAGACGATTGCTTTATCTGTCCGAACAATCGGAAAGTCGTATTCAAGTATTATCAAAAAAGAAAAAATGCATCTGGATACATACAAGATTTGAAAGTGTACGAGTGTGAAGATTGTACGGATTGCCCGTTGAAGAATGGGTGTACGAAAGCCAAAGGAAATCGTCGAGTATATTGGAACACGATTTATGAAGAAATGAAAGCGAAAGCCAAAGCAGCTCTTGGTGACGAACAAAAGGCAGCTCTTTATGCGAAGCGTAAAGTGGATGTCGAAAGTGTGTTCGGGAACATCAAGGGCAATTTGCGTTTCACTCGATTTCTGTTACGGGGGCTTCATAAAGTCCGAACAGAATTCGGGATTGTGGCAATGGCCCACAACATACTGAAATGGGCCGCAAATTCCCAAACCAATTTCAAAAATAAGGAAACAGAGCGAATGGAAAAACTCATTGTTTTCTCCATTCGCTCTGTTTTTATGGACTTTTTAGACAAGCCCCTATAA
- a CDS encoding Crp/Fnr family transcriptional regulator, translating to MEKVPMDFHTLFEEHGLLLKIEKGNSIFQEGENADDLYLILKGSVQISKETENGKELTLRICGPNSMIGECTIFGPPAIHTMSAKALMNTELLSIKKDNLEMLLTEQPTLMIEYIRWLQTEHLKTQSILRDLVLNGKKGALYSTLIRLANTFGKSDDNDDIYIDINLTNTDLANLCSTSREMVNRMLNDLKKQGIVSFDKGIIKIHDLDYLKKEICCEECPLTICRID from the coding sequence ATGGAAAAGGTTCCGATGGATTTTCATACGTTATTTGAAGAACACGGGTTGTTGTTGAAAATCGAGAAAGGGAATTCCATTTTTCAGGAAGGCGAAAATGCGGATGATCTTTATTTGATTCTGAAAGGATCCGTCCAAATAAGCAAAGAAACGGAAAATGGGAAGGAATTGACACTCAGAATTTGCGGCCCCAACTCCATGATCGGTGAATGCACCATCTTTGGACCGCCCGCCATCCATACAATGTCAGCAAAAGCTCTGATGAATACCGAGCTTTTATCGATAAAAAAAGATAATTTGGAAATGTTGTTGACCGAGCAGCCAACATTGATGATCGAATATATCCGGTGGCTTCAAACGGAGCATTTGAAAACCCAAAGCATTTTGCGGGATTTAGTGCTGAATGGCAAAAAGGGCGCGCTCTACTCGACGCTCATCCGTCTTGCGAATACTTTCGGCAAATCAGACGATAATGATGATATCTATATTGACATCAATTTAACGAATACCGATCTTGCCAACCTTTGCTCCACAAGCCGCGAGATGGTCAATCGGATGTTGAACGATTTGAAAAAACAAGGCATTGTTTCATTTGATAAAGGCATCATCAAAATCCACGATTTGGACTATTTGAAGAAAGAAATCTGTTGCGAAGAATGCCCGCTCACTATTTGCCGCATCGATTGA
- a CDS encoding ABC transporter ATP-binding protein has protein sequence MIVEAKNLQKIYKNNRGIHDANFTIRKGRIVALAGGNGAGKSTLIRLLTKQEKPTNGELIWHQDDFVRYMPDDVDFPSTLTAQEVLGLLGSLKKVGKGEQDEILKKVGLFEVKKQKVSSFSKGMRQRLNLAQSLIGGDGLIIMDEPTNGLDPYWIAQLKDMMAQERNRGATVLFSTHMLAFAEQLADDVIILHEGRILAAGEVQQLLRDHYCGHLEELWLQKIDL, from the coding sequence ATGATCGTTGAAGCGAAAAATTTGCAGAAAATTTATAAGAACAATCGGGGAATCCATGATGCCAATTTCACCATTAGAAAAGGCCGCATCGTCGCTCTCGCGGGAGGCAACGGTGCGGGGAAAAGCACGCTGATTCGCCTGCTGACAAAGCAGGAGAAGCCGACGAATGGGGAACTGATTTGGCATCAGGATGACTTTGTGCGTTATATGCCGGATGATGTGGATTTTCCTTCCACGCTGACGGCGCAAGAAGTGCTGGGACTCCTGGGTTCACTAAAAAAGGTTGGAAAAGGGGAACAAGATGAAATATTAAAAAAGGTCGGACTTTTTGAAGTGAAAAAGCAGAAAGTCTCTTCCTTTTCAAAGGGAATGCGCCAGCGCCTAAATCTGGCCCAGAGTCTCATTGGAGGGGATGGGCTGATCATCATGGATGAGCCTACGAACGGTCTTGATCCCTATTGGATTGCACAATTGAAAGATATGATGGCCCAAGAACGGAATCGGGGGGCAACGGTATTGTTTTCAACCCATATGTTGGCTTTCGCGGAACAGTTGGCTGATGACGTCATTATTTTGCATGAAGGAAGAATATTGGCGGCGGGGGAAGTGCAACAATTATTAAGGGATCATTATTGCGGACATTTGGAGGAACTGTGGCTGCAAAAAATTGATTTATAA